A section of the Streptomyces sp. SCL15-4 genome encodes:
- a CDS encoding PadR family transcriptional regulator: MSIGHTLLGLLESGPRHGYDLKRAFDEKFGHDRPLHYGQVYSTMSRLLKNGLVEVDGIEAGGGPERKRYAITDAGVTDVERWLATPEKPAEYLQSTLYTKVVLALLTHRDAADILDTQRAEHLRSMRILTDRKRKGDLADQLICDHALFHLEADLRWLELTAARLDKLRAEVTR, encoded by the coding sequence ATGTCCATCGGTCACACCCTCCTCGGGCTCCTGGAGTCCGGCCCGCGCCACGGCTACGACCTCAAGCGGGCCTTCGACGAGAAATTCGGTCACGACCGGCCGCTGCACTACGGCCAGGTCTACTCCACGATGTCCCGGCTGCTGAAGAACGGTCTCGTGGAAGTCGACGGGATCGAGGCCGGCGGCGGCCCCGAGCGCAAGCGGTACGCCATCACCGACGCCGGCGTCACCGACGTCGAGCGCTGGCTCGCCACCCCGGAGAAGCCCGCGGAGTACCTCCAGTCGACCCTCTACACCAAGGTCGTCCTCGCCCTCCTCACCCACCGCGACGCCGCCGACATCCTCGACACCCAGCGGGCCGAGCACCTGCGCAGCATGCGCATCCTCACCGACCGCAAGCGCAAGGGCGACCTCGCGGACCAGCTGATCTGCGACCACGCCCTGTTCCACCTGGAGGCCGACCTGCGCTGGCTGGAACTGACCGCCGCCCGCCTCGACAAGCTCCGCGCGGAGGTGACCCGGTGA
- a CDS encoding ABC transporter ATP-binding protein, translated as MTPPPGSLLAAENLRKAYGPTVALDGADFSIHAGEVVAVMGPSGSGKSTLLHCLAGIVPPDSGSITYDGRELAGLGDTERSALRRSDFGFVFQFGQLVPELTCVENVALPLRLNGRPRKEAERAALTWMERLEVDDLQDKRPGEVSGGQGQRVAVARALVTGPRVIFADEPTGALDSLNGERVMELLTDAARSANTAVVLVTHEARVAAYSDREIVVRDGRSRDMERAI; from the coding sequence GTGACCCCTCCCCCCGGCTCCCTGCTCGCCGCCGAGAACCTGCGCAAGGCCTACGGCCCCACCGTCGCGCTCGACGGCGCCGACTTCTCCATCCACGCCGGCGAGGTCGTCGCCGTGATGGGCCCCTCCGGCTCCGGCAAGTCGACGCTGCTGCACTGCCTGGCCGGCATCGTGCCGCCCGACTCCGGCTCCATCACCTACGACGGCCGCGAACTCGCCGGCCTGGGCGACACCGAGCGCAGCGCGCTGCGCCGCAGCGACTTCGGGTTCGTCTTCCAGTTCGGCCAGCTCGTCCCGGAGCTGACCTGCGTGGAGAACGTGGCCCTGCCGCTGAGGCTGAACGGCCGCCCCCGCAAGGAGGCCGAGCGGGCCGCGCTCACCTGGATGGAACGCCTGGAGGTGGACGACCTCCAGGACAAGCGGCCCGGCGAGGTCTCCGGCGGCCAGGGCCAGCGGGTCGCGGTGGCGCGGGCCCTGGTCACCGGGCCCCGGGTGATCTTCGCCGACGAGCCGACCGGCGCCCTCGACTCCCTCAACGGCGAGCGGGTGATGGAGCTGCTGACCGACGCGGCCCGCTCCGCCAACACGGCCGTGGTGCTGGTCACCCACGAGGCCCGGGTGGCCGCCTACTCCGACCGGGAGATCGTCGTACGCGACGGCAGGTCCCGCGACATGGAGCGCGCCATATGA
- a CDS encoding ABC transporter permease codes for MNIRQWTRDLGMGLRFAVTGGREGWVRMVLTAVGVGLGVALLLLTTALPNVLTARHQREEARTDLTYSAKVPPKGENTVLVGSGDTKWHDKDVRGRFLEPEGARAPLPPGVDRFPAPGEMVVSPELRKVLSSDGGRLLRERLPERITGTIGEAGLIGSHELAYYAGADDLAVQENSSHVVRLTAFGDRRPTSERADPVLIMMTLVVFVVLLTPVAVFIAAAVRFGGERRDRRLAALRLVGSDRRMTRRIAAGEALAGAVLGLAVGTVFFLIGRQAAGSVEVLGESFFPSYLNPSPALVVLVGVAVPAAAVGVTLFAMRGVAVEPLGVVRTAKQARRRLWWRLLPPVAGLAMLVPMIGNGRSHGDFNEYLVVGGVLLLLVGVSALLPWLVEAAVARLGSGPVSWQLAVRRLQLSSGTAARMVNGIAVAVAGAIALQMLFAGVEGQYTKETGQDPERASVQIDLSNGSALPAAAREFPRTKGVRAAVAISSGSLGDRRRDPGNTTGLTVGDCAALRELAHLPSCRDGDVFLIPDPNDGAAARAALRPGREGFIDATYSESVRGREIPWTVPAGLRRVTAREDSLRSNVSGLLLTPSALPAEAAPALYHQVYVRLDLSVPDADQYVRNTAARVDRLSSVWHWAATTQSRKYTSLRTGLFLGAVCVLALIGASLLVSQLEQLRERRKLLSSLVAFGTRRRTLGLSVLWQTAVPITLGLLLASAVGLTLGAVLLKMTDTTVSVDWSNVLSMAGAGAGVVLAVTLLSLPPLLRMMRPEGLRTE; via the coding sequence ATGAACATCCGGCAGTGGACCAGGGACCTCGGCATGGGCCTCCGGTTCGCCGTCACCGGCGGACGCGAGGGCTGGGTCCGGATGGTGCTGACGGCGGTCGGCGTCGGCCTGGGCGTGGCGCTGCTGCTGCTGACGACCGCGCTGCCGAACGTGCTGACGGCACGGCACCAGCGCGAGGAGGCCCGCACGGACCTCACCTACAGCGCGAAGGTGCCGCCGAAGGGCGAGAACACCGTGCTGGTCGGCTCGGGCGACACCAAGTGGCACGACAAGGACGTCCGGGGCCGTTTCCTGGAGCCCGAGGGCGCGCGGGCACCGCTGCCGCCGGGCGTGGACCGCTTCCCCGCGCCGGGCGAGATGGTGGTCTCGCCGGAGCTGAGGAAGGTGCTCTCCTCCGACGGGGGCCGGCTGCTGCGGGAGCGGCTGCCGGAACGGATCACCGGCACGATCGGCGAGGCCGGGCTGATCGGATCGCACGAACTGGCCTACTACGCGGGCGCCGACGACCTGGCGGTGCAGGAGAACAGCTCGCACGTGGTGCGCCTGACCGCGTTCGGCGACCGGCGTCCGACGTCCGAGCGGGCCGACCCGGTGCTCATCATGATGACGCTGGTGGTGTTCGTCGTCCTGCTCACGCCGGTCGCCGTGTTCATCGCCGCGGCCGTGCGGTTCGGCGGCGAGCGGCGCGACCGCCGGCTGGCCGCGCTGCGGCTGGTGGGCTCCGACCGCCGGATGACCCGCCGGATCGCGGCGGGCGAGGCACTGGCCGGAGCGGTGCTCGGGCTGGCCGTCGGTACGGTCTTCTTCCTGATCGGACGGCAGGCGGCGGGCTCGGTGGAGGTGCTCGGCGAGAGCTTCTTCCCCAGCTACCTGAACCCCTCCCCCGCGCTGGTCGTGCTGGTCGGGGTGGCGGTTCCGGCCGCCGCGGTGGGGGTGACGCTGTTCGCGATGCGCGGGGTGGCCGTCGAACCGCTCGGCGTGGTGCGCACGGCCAAGCAGGCCCGGCGGCGCCTGTGGTGGCGACTGCTGCCGCCGGTGGCGGGCCTGGCGATGCTGGTCCCGATGATCGGCAACGGCCGCTCCCACGGCGACTTCAACGAGTACCTGGTCGTCGGCGGCGTGCTGCTGCTCCTGGTCGGCGTCAGCGCGCTGCTGCCCTGGCTGGTGGAGGCGGCCGTGGCCCGGCTCGGCTCGGGACCGGTCTCCTGGCAACTGGCCGTGCGAAGGCTTCAGTTGAGCAGTGGCACGGCGGCCCGCATGGTCAACGGCATCGCCGTGGCGGTGGCCGGGGCGATCGCGCTGCAGATGCTGTTCGCGGGCGTGGAGGGCCAGTACACCAAGGAGACCGGCCAGGACCCGGAGCGCGCGTCGGTGCAGATCGACCTCTCGAACGGGTCCGCGCTGCCGGCGGCGGCCCGCGAGTTCCCGCGCACCAAGGGCGTCCGGGCGGCGGTGGCGATCTCCTCCGGCTCGCTGGGCGACCGGCGCCGCGATCCCGGCAACACGACGGGCCTCACCGTCGGCGACTGCGCCGCGCTGCGCGAACTGGCCCACCTGCCGTCCTGCCGGGACGGCGACGTGTTCCTCATCCCGGACCCGAACGACGGCGCCGCGGCCCGGGCCGCCCTGCGACCGGGCCGGGAGGGCTTCATCGACGCCACCTATTCGGAGAGCGTACGCGGGCGCGAGATCCCCTGGACGGTACCGGCCGGACTGCGCCGGGTCACCGCGCGCGAGGACTCGCTCCGGTCGAACGTCAGCGGCCTGCTGCTCACCCCGTCCGCGCTGCCCGCCGAGGCCGCGCCGGCCCTGTACCACCAGGTCTACGTCCGCCTGGACCTGTCGGTGCCGGACGCGGACCAGTACGTACGGAACACGGCGGCACGGGTGGACCGGCTCTCGAGCGTCTGGCACTGGGCGGCGACCACGCAGTCCCGCAAGTACACCTCCCTGCGCACCGGCCTGTTCCTCGGCGCGGTCTGCGTGCTGGCGCTGATCGGGGCGAGCCTGCTGGTCTCCCAGCTGGAGCAGTTGCGCGAGCGGCGCAAGCTGCTGTCGTCGCTGGTCGCCTTCGGCACCCGGCGCCGCACGCTGGGGCTGTCGGTGCTGTGGCAGACGGCGGTACCGATCACGCTCGGCCTGCTGCTGGCCTCGGCGGTGGGCCTGACCCTCGGCGCGGTCCTGCTGAAGATGACGGACACGACGGTGTCCGTGGACTGGTCGAACGTGCTGTCGATGGCGGGCGCGGGGGCGGGAGTGGTCCTGGCGGTCACCTTGCTGAGCCTGCCGCCGCTGCTTCGCATGATGCGGCCGGAAGGGCTGCGGACGGAGTAG
- a CDS encoding LysR substrate-binding domain-containing protein — translation MTTGNGKRRQPTLSQLRAFVAVAEHLHFRDAAAAIGMSQPALSGAVSALEETLGVTLLERTTRKVLLSSAGERLAVRAKAVLDEVGALLEEAEAVRAPFTGALRLGVIPTVAPYLLPAVLRLVHERYPQLDLQVHEEQTASLLDGLHSGRLDLLLLAVPLGVPGVVELPLFDEDFVLVTPLDHWLGGREGIPREALKELHLLLLDEGHCLRDQALDICREAGREDAPVTTTAAGLSTLVQLVAGGLGCTLLPRTALKLETSRSSQLLTGAFADPAPSRRVAFAMRAGAARAAEYEELAAALRDALRALPVRVLDGSD, via the coding sequence GTGACGACCGGGAACGGGAAACGGCGGCAGCCCACGCTGTCCCAGCTGCGGGCGTTCGTCGCCGTGGCCGAGCATCTGCACTTCCGGGACGCGGCGGCGGCCATCGGGATGAGCCAGCCCGCCCTGTCCGGCGCCGTCTCCGCGCTGGAGGAGACCCTCGGGGTGACCCTCCTCGAGCGTACGACGCGCAAGGTGCTGCTCTCGTCCGCGGGTGAGCGGCTGGCCGTGCGGGCCAAGGCGGTGCTGGACGAGGTCGGCGCGCTGCTGGAGGAGGCCGAGGCGGTCCGGGCGCCGTTCACGGGCGCGCTGCGCCTCGGCGTGATCCCGACCGTCGCGCCGTATCTGCTGCCGGCCGTGCTCCGGCTGGTCCACGAGCGCTACCCGCAGCTCGACCTCCAGGTGCACGAGGAGCAGACCGCCAGCCTGCTCGACGGCCTGCACTCCGGCCGGCTCGACCTGCTGTTGCTCGCGGTGCCGCTCGGCGTCCCCGGCGTGGTCGAACTCCCTTTGTTCGACGAGGACTTCGTGCTCGTCACCCCGCTCGACCACTGGCTCGGCGGCCGGGAGGGCATACCCCGCGAAGCGCTGAAGGAGCTGCATCTGCTGCTCCTGGACGAGGGCCACTGCCTGCGCGACCAGGCCCTCGACATCTGCCGGGAGGCCGGCCGCGAGGACGCGCCGGTCACCACCACGGCCGCCGGACTGTCCACGCTGGTCCAGCTGGTGGCGGGCGGCCTCGGCTGCACGCTGCTGCCGCGCACCGCGCTGAAGCTGGAGACCTCCCGCAGCAGCCAGCTGCTCACCGGTGCCTTCGCCGACCCCGCCCCGAGCCGCCGCGTCGCCTTCGCCATGCGCGCGGGCGCGGCCCGCGCCGCGGAGTACGAGGAGCTGGCGGCGGCACTGCGGGACGCGCTGCGGGCTCTGCCGGTCCGGGTGCTGGACGGTTCCGACTAG
- a CDS encoding peroxiredoxin: MLTVGDKFPEFDLTACVSLEKGKEFGQINHKSYEGKWLVVFAWPKDFTFVCPTEIAAFGKLNEEFADRDAQILGFSGDSEFVHHAWRKDHPDLTDLPFPMMADPKHELMRDLGIEGEDGYAQRAVFVVDPNHEIQFTMVTAGSVGRNPKEVLRVLDALQTDELCPCNWTKGEQTLDPVALLAGE, translated from the coding sequence GTGCTCACTGTCGGTGACAAGTTCCCCGAGTTCGACCTGACCGCCTGTGTCTCGCTGGAGAAGGGCAAGGAGTTCGGGCAGATCAACCACAAGTCCTACGAGGGCAAGTGGCTCGTGGTCTTCGCCTGGCCCAAGGACTTCACCTTCGTGTGCCCGACCGAGATCGCCGCGTTCGGGAAGCTGAACGAAGAGTTCGCCGACCGCGACGCGCAGATCCTCGGCTTCTCCGGTGACTCCGAGTTCGTGCACCACGCCTGGCGCAAGGACCACCCGGACCTGACCGACCTGCCGTTCCCGATGATGGCGGACCCCAAGCACGAGCTGATGCGCGACCTCGGCATCGAGGGCGAGGACGGCTACGCCCAGCGCGCCGTCTTCGTCGTCGACCCGAACCACGAGATCCAGTTCACGATGGTCACCGCCGGTTCCGTGGGCCGCAACCCCAAGGAGGTCCTGCGGGTGCTGGACGCCCTGCAGACCGACGAGCTGTGCCCCTGCAACTGGACCAAGGGCGAGCAGACCCTCGACCCGGTCGCGCTGCTGGCTGGTGAGTGA